In Clostridia bacterium, the following proteins share a genomic window:
- a CDS encoding metallophosphoesterase yields the protein MKRLLAALLSITLALAAFSGCAKEVTELKFNADGEFRILVLADCQDGEKPNERMMKFIGAMLDMNKPDLVVLLGDNVIEGEEKKFRSGAEALLAPIVERGTPYAYVFGNHDDEYGMTKEVMHRVYSGIGDCRTVDAAPEISGLGSCAIPVMSSDGGRAAYYLWMIDSGSYDPVYGGYDHVHEDQLEWMKATAAEYNADGIVPSMVFQHIIPPEGFDFLCESGLPEGTPGTKAYGGKNYSLRLNDKASGYLGEFPCPPTVNSGEMDVLAEIGGVVGVAVGHDHANAFIGEAKGIDIIQCPGASFASYGDDLIRGCRLITLKEASPDYETKIFTVTAYEDGLYDAE from the coding sequence ATGAAACGCCTGCTCGCCGCGCTTCTCTCGATAACGCTCGCGCTCGCCGCCTTTTCCGGCTGCGCGAAGGAGGTAACGGAATTGAAGTTCAACGCTGACGGCGAATTCAGAATACTCGTCCTCGCGGACTGCCAGGACGGAGAAAAGCCGAACGAGCGCATGATGAAATTCATCGGCGCGATGCTCGATATGAACAAGCCCGACCTCGTCGTCCTCCTCGGCGACAACGTCATCGAGGGCGAGGAAAAGAAGTTCCGCAGTGGCGCCGAGGCGCTGCTCGCGCCGATCGTCGAGCGCGGAACGCCCTACGCCTACGTCTTCGGCAACCACGACGACGAATACGGCATGACGAAAGAGGTAATGCACAGGGTCTACTCCGGCATCGGCGACTGCCGCACGGTCGACGCGGCGCCGGAGATAAGCGGACTCGGAAGCTGCGCGATACCCGTCATGTCTTCCGACGGCGGCCGCGCGGCGTATTACCTCTGGATGATAGATTCCGGCAGCTACGATCCCGTCTACGGCGGCTACGACCACGTCCACGAGGATCAGCTCGAGTGGATGAAGGCGACCGCCGCGGAATACAACGCGGACGGAATCGTTCCGTCGATGGTCTTTCAGCACATAATCCCGCCCGAGGGGTTCGACTTCCTCTGTGAAAGCGGCCTGCCCGAAGGCACTCCCGGCACGAAGGCGTACGGCGGCAAGAACTACTCCCTGCGGCTGAACGATAAAGCGTCCGGCTACCTCGGCGAATTCCCCTGTCCGCCGACGGTGAATAGCGGCGAGATGGACGTCCTTGCCGAGATCGGAGGCGTCGTCGGCGTCGCGGTCGGCCACGACCACGCCAACGCCTTCATCGGCGAGGCGAAGGGGATAGATATAATCCAGTGTCCCGGCGCGTCCTTCGCGTCCTACGGCGACGACCTCATCCGCGGCTGCCGCCTGATAACGCTGAAGGAGGCCTCGCCGGACTACGAGACCAAAATTTTCACCGTAACCGCCTATGAGGACGGTTTGTACGACGCGGAATAA
- a CDS encoding YfhO family protein — MLQKKRFFGKHDGLTVFLLAAGLALSVFLPVMIMTGGYQLFFGDFQLQQIPFYSEVNRAIHSGEFFWNWNTDMGVNTIASYSFYLLGSPFFLITLLFPHTWTTYLIAPLYCVKIGLAAMGAFFVIRRRVANKYFAFTGGILYAFSGFQMFNLVFNHFHDVVAFFPFVILAFDACIEEGKRGWLGIMVFISSLYSYFFIPGVAVFVVIYYILRLIGKDLKFSFKNLCRASFEAVIGLVMAAAILMPTLMALSDFPRANESFSNNYYMWFFSATKRYFELARGMIFPPEIPGDLNFFHRGSDSWIPNWTSTSAWLPLFSVTGVWAYLRTKKQHKRDWLSILLVLCCVCSFVPVFNAVFLLFKSNYYTRWWYMAILFMAMATAIALDRRETNWKAGIKGTIIASAAIALPVGLSGVVWVLTNPSNFEKIDGVGDVFKGLEQYPDRFWLYVFFLALCIAMVILLTRIMRPMYLRDLDSDETGTAAAFEVGDKKTEKAEAAEASASGVTVEEEDEAEAPAPDSVVTSEAEAPAPDLVILSEAKDPTPQADVSQKEGDSSPEGLGMTAAAEVNLAALPAAETADAADAAETADAAETADAAEADEPAPRKRRFFKRRLFKRGGGGPDFIVKWSSKKRYGVAVLATTCLFAFLAWTFYEQIGYSKAFSPDFYEENYLYSYETIQLEGLENSRLENYDGVRNLSIFMHTPGLSSFHSVVPTSTIEFYDSLGIKRDVATNVPLDRGALRPLLSVRYVLDDDNQRELFGECDWLTYVGEIGTFDVWENNQFIPMGFCYDNAIPRSDYDSLNSDARAQILLAAMVVDDDRIDYFSRFMNTAPFYTLAYSEIAQARNADNRRRTASKSWEFGKNGFTSVIDMERENYVFYSIPYDAGWTAYVDGAEAEIERVNVGFMAVLVGEGEHTVEFRYVSPGFITGAKISAAAAGVFAAYLCADALLARRRKRRAEAAEEAV, encoded by the coding sequence ATGCTTCAGAAAAAACGCTTTTTCGGAAAACACGACGGACTGACCGTCTTCCTGCTTGCCGCGGGACTGGCGCTGTCGGTCTTTTTGCCCGTGATGATAATGACGGGCGGATACCAGCTGTTTTTCGGCGACTTCCAGCTTCAGCAGATACCGTTTTACAGCGAGGTCAACCGCGCGATACACAGCGGCGAGTTCTTCTGGAACTGGAATACGGATATGGGCGTCAACACCATCGCGTCCTATTCCTTCTATCTGCTCGGCAGTCCGTTTTTCCTGATAACGCTGCTCTTCCCGCACACCTGGACGACCTATCTCATCGCGCCGCTCTACTGCGTGAAGATCGGGCTTGCGGCTATGGGCGCGTTCTTCGTCATCCGCAGGCGCGTGGCGAATAAATATTTCGCCTTCACCGGCGGCATACTTTACGCGTTCTCCGGCTTCCAGATGTTCAACCTCGTCTTCAACCACTTCCACGACGTGGTGGCGTTCTTCCCGTTCGTCATCCTCGCTTTCGACGCCTGCATCGAGGAGGGGAAGCGCGGCTGGCTCGGGATAATGGTTTTCATCAGCTCGCTTTACAGCTACTTTTTCATCCCCGGTGTCGCGGTCTTCGTGGTCATATATTATATTCTGCGCCTGATAGGGAAGGATCTGAAGTTTTCCTTCAAAAACCTCTGCCGCGCGTCGTTTGAAGCCGTTATCGGTCTGGTGATGGCGGCGGCGATACTGATGCCGACGCTTATGGCGCTCTCGGATTTCCCGCGCGCGAACGAGTCCTTCAGCAACAACTACTATATGTGGTTCTTCTCCGCGACGAAGCGGTATTTCGAGCTCGCCCGCGGAATGATATTCCCGCCGGAGATACCCGGCGACCTGAACTTCTTCCATCGCGGGAGCGACTCCTGGATACCGAACTGGACCTCCACCTCCGCCTGGCTGCCGCTCTTCTCGGTGACGGGCGTGTGGGCGTATCTGCGCACGAAGAAGCAGCATAAGCGCGACTGGCTTTCGATCCTGCTCGTGCTCTGCTGCGTATGCTCCTTCGTGCCGGTGTTCAACGCGGTGTTCCTGCTCTTTAAGTCGAATTACTATACGCGCTGGTGGTATATGGCGATACTCTTTATGGCGATGGCTACCGCGATCGCGCTCGACCGCCGCGAAACGAACTGGAAGGCGGGCATAAAGGGCACGATAATCGCCTCCGCGGCGATCGCGCTGCCGGTCGGACTTTCCGGCGTAGTGTGGGTGCTGACGAACCCGTCGAACTTTGAGAAGATCGACGGCGTCGGAGACGTCTTCAAAGGGCTGGAGCAGTACCCGGACCGCTTCTGGCTTTACGTGTTCTTCCTCGCGCTCTGCATCGCGATGGTGATACTGCTTACGCGAATCATGCGCCCGATGTACCTGCGCGATCTCGATTCGGACGAAACCGGCACCGCGGCCGCGTTCGAGGTCGGCGATAAGAAGACGGAGAAGGCGGAAGCGGCGGAGGCGTCCGCATCCGGCGTTACGGTCGAAGAGGAAGACGAAGCGGAAGCTCCCGCGCCCGATTCCGTCGTCACGAGCGAAGCGGAAGCTCCCGCGCCCGATCTTGTCATCCTGAGCGAAGCGAAGGATCCCACACCTCAAGCGGACGTGTCGCAAAAGGAAGGGGATTCCTCGCCCGAAGGGCTCGGAATGACAGCGGCGGCAGAAGTCAACCTCGCCGCCTTGCCCGCCGCCGAAACCGCCGACGCTGCCGACGCCGCCGAAACCGCCGACGCCGCCGAAACCGCCGACGCCGCCGAAGCCGACGAGCCCGCCCCGCGCAAGCGCCGTTTCTTCAAGCGCCGCCTGTTCAAGCGCGGAGGCGGCGGGCCCGACTTCATCGTGAAGTGGTCGTCGAAAAAACGCTACGGCGTCGCGGTGCTCGCAACGACCTGCTTATTCGCCTTCCTCGCGTGGACGTTCTACGAGCAGATCGGCTACTCAAAGGCGTTCAGCCCGGATTTCTACGAAGAAAACTACCTTTACTCATATGAGACCATACAGCTCGAAGGGCTGGAGAACTCCCGCCTCGAGAACTACGACGGAGTGCGCAACCTCTCCATTTTCATGCACACGCCCGGTCTTTCGAGCTTCCACAGCGTCGTGCCGACCTCCACCATCGAGTTTTACGATTCGCTCGGCATAAAGCGCGACGTCGCCACGAACGTGCCGCTTGACCGCGGCGCGCTGCGCCCGCTGCTTTCCGTCCGCTACGTGCTGGATGACGACAATCAGCGCGAGCTTTTCGGCGAATGCGACTGGCTGACCTACGTCGGCGAGATAGGCACCTTCGACGTCTGGGAAAACAACCAGTTCATCCCGATGGGCTTCTGCTACGACAACGCGATCCCGCGCAGCGACTACGATTCGCTGAACAGCGACGCGAGGGCGCAGATCCTGCTCGCCGCGATGGTGGTGGACGACGACCGCATCGACTACTTCTCCCGCTTCATGAACACCGCGCCGTTCTATACGCTCGCCTACAGCGAGATCGCGCAGGCGCGCAACGCCGATAACCGCCGCAGGACCGCCTCGAAGAGCTGGGAGTTCGGCAAAAACGGCTTCACCTCCGTGATAGATATGGAGCGCGAGAACTACGTCTTCTATTCGATCCCCTACGACGCGGGCTGGACGGCGTACGTCGACGGAGCCGAAGCCGAAATAGAGCGCGTGAACGTCGGCTTCATGGCGGTGCTCGTCGGCGAAGGCGAACACACCGTGGAGTTCAGATACGTCAGCCCCGGCTTCATAACGGGCGCGAAGATATCCGCCGCCGCTGCGGGCGTCTTCGCCGCCTACCTGTGCGCCGACGCGCTCCTCGCGCGCCGCAGAAAGCGCAGGGCGGAAGCGGCGGAGGAAGCGGTATGA